Genomic DNA from Rhodoferax mekongensis:
TCGGTCTGAGTGAGGTCCAATGCCAGATAAATCAGGCGCATCATTTCGTCGATGTCAGCACGCGTCATGATCAACGGAGGGGCAATGATCATCCGATCGCCGACTGCACGCATGATCAGCCCGTTTTGGAAGCAATGGCCGCGACAAATCATGCCGACGCCGTCATCGCCGTGAAAACGTGTCTTGCGGGCTTTGTCTTTCACCAACACCAAGCCCCCCACGAAACCACAGGTCTCCGCCACGCCGACCAGCGGGTGGTCGTTCAGCTCGGCATAGCGCTGGGCAAAGTACGCACCGATTTCGCCATGCACCTTTTGAGGGAGCTGCTCGCGCTCCATGATCTCGAGATTGGCCAAGCCCACCGCACATGCGACCGGGTGCCCGCTGTAGGTGTAGCCGTGGTTGAACTCACCGCCCTGCTCTATCAGCACCTTCGCCACGCGGTTCCCCACCATGACGCCGCCCAAGGGCATGTAGCCGCTGGTGATTGCCTTGGCAAAGGTCACAAGGTCGGGCTTGTAGCCGAACTTCTCATAGCCAAACCAGTGGCCCAGACGACCAAAGGCACAAATAACTTCATCGCTGATCAACAAGATGCCGTACTTGTCAACGATGCGCTGGATTTCAGGCCAGTAGGTGGAAGGAGGGATGATCACGCCCCCCGCGCCCTGCACTGGTTCAGCAATAAATGCCGCAACCTTGTCTGGCCCGACTGCCAGGATTTTTTCCTCCAGCCAACCTGCAGCGCGGACACCGAATTCCTCGGCCGTCTCGCCCGGCAAACCATTCTCGAAATAGTAAGGTTGCTCAATATGGGTGATGTTGGGGATCGGCAGGTCGCCCTGTGCATGCATGCCACTCATGCCCCCCAGCGAGGCACCTGCCATGGTGCTGCCATGGTAGGCGTTATTCCGGCTGATGATGACCTTGCGTTGCGGCTGCCCGAGCAAGTCCCAGTAGCGGCGCACCATGCGCACGTTGGAATCGTTGCTTTCGCTACCGCTGGAAGAATAGAACACATGCTGGAAGCTGCGGTCACCCACGTCAGGTGCAAGCGATGCCAATTTGGCAGCAAGTTGAACCGCCGGCACATTGGTAGTCTGGAAAAAGCTGTTGTAGTAAGGCAGCGTCATCATTTGCTGATGGGCGGCATCTGCCAGCTCTTTGCGGCCGTAGCCGGCGTTGACACACCATAAGCCGCTCATGCAATCCAGGATGCGATGGCCTTCGGAGTCCCAAACGTACACACCTTCCGCCCGGGTAATCACCCGCGCACCACGGCCGTTAAGGTCCTTGAAATCAGTAAACGGGTGAAGGAAATGGGCGCTGTCCAAAGACTGGATCAGGGCGGTATCGACGACTGTGTTCATGGCAGGCTCGTGAATAAGCAAAACAAATTTAGACGTGAAGCAAGAGGTGCTCACGTTCCCACGGAGAGATGACTTTCATGAACTCATCAAACTCCAGCTCCTTGATTTCGGAGTAGACCGTAATGAACTCTTTGCCCAGCACCTCGTGTAGATCGGACTCCTTGCGCAGCCAGTCCAGCGCTTCGCCCAGGCTACGTGGCAAGGCATAGGGGGACAGGTACGCATCACCCCGCATTTCGGGCTTGGGTTTGATCTTGTTTTTGAGCCCCAGGTATCCGCAAGCCAGCGTCATGGCCATGGCCACGTAAGGGTTGGCATCAGCACCGATCACCCGGTTTTCCACACGGCGGGCCGCGGGTGACGAAATGGGTGAACGGATACCCACCGTGCGGTTGTCATAACCCCACTCGATGTTGATAGGCGCCGCCGTATTGCGGGAAAGACGGCGGTAGCTGTTGACGTAGGGCGCTACCAGCACCATGGCTGCAGGAATGTAGCGCTGCAAGCCGCCGATGTAATGCATGAATGCTTCGGACGGCGTGCCGTCCTCATTGCTGAACACGTTCTTGCCGGAGGCAATGTCCACCAGGCTTTGGTGTACGTGCATGGCACTGCCGGGCTCGCCGGCAATCGGCTTGGCCATGAACGTGGCATACATGTCGTGCCGCATGGCTGCTTCACGGACGGTCCGCTTGAAGAAGAAAACTTCATCCGCCAGGCCCAGGGGCTTGTTATGGAAGAAGTTGATTTCCATCTGCCCTGCCCCCACTTCGTGGATCAAGGTGTCGACGTTCAGCTCCATCTTGTCGGAATACTCGTAGATCTCTTCAAACAAGGGATCGAACTCGTTCACAGCATCAATGCTGTAGGCCTGACGGGAGGTTTCAGCGCGGCCGCTGCGCCCTACCGGAGCCCTTAGCAAGGTGTTGGGATCGGTGTTGCGCGCTGTCAGGTAGAACTCCAGCTCAGGCGCCACGATGGGCTGCAGCCCTTCGGCCTCGTACAGGTCGCACACGCGGCGCAGTACGCTTCGGGGGGCGAAGGGCACCAGCTTACCTTCATGGTCAAAGCAATCGTGAATCACTTGGGCTGTGGGATCAGCCGCCCACGGAACGATACGCACGGACGAGGGGTCCGGCCGCAATTGCATGTCTTTGTCGGTGGGGTCGATCACGTCATAGTAAGGGCCGCTTTCGGGGAACTCGCCCGTCACGCCCATGGCCACAATGGCTTGGGGCAAACGCATGCCACGGTCTTCTGTGAACTTGGCACGGGGCAAAATTTTTCCGCGAGCAACACCCGTCAAGTCAGGCACCAGACATTCGACTTCGGTGACACGCCGCTCGTTGAGCCATTGCTCCAGATCGTTGAAATTCATCGTTTTGTTTTCAGTCATTTTTCATCTCCTTGAAACGTTGCCGGCCTTGAAAGTCCTTGGCACAACGCTTGCAACAAATTCATTCTGGTGCAGAATTGGCTTCAAACCGGAGCCATTTAAACGGCCTCCATGGTGCCACTTTAACCGGACAAAGCCGAATTGCTGTCAGAACTTATCCTGAGTGAAATGCACCAGCTGGCCGACAAAGGCATGCCGCTGCACCGCCAGCTTTACGAGGCCATGAGGCGCGCCATCCTCGAAGGCAAGCTCCATGCCGGCGACAAGCTTCCTTCCAGCCGGGAACTCACCCAAGATCTGGACCTCTCCCGGAACACCGTGGTGGCCGCCGTCAACCAGTTGGTGACGGAGGGCTATCTGGTCAGCCGTGTAGGCAGCGGCACCTACGTCAATGACCAAACGCGACCCATCACACGACTTCGACCGGCACGTGCACACACTCACACCGGACTGTCTAACCGGGGTGTGGCTGTATCCACCCAGTTCACATCAGCGCAATTGGAGGTCCAACCTTTCACCCCCGGCGTTGCGGATTTCAGTGCCTTCCCGGTCTCCCTGTGGCAGCGCCTCCAGAACAAACACTGGCGCATGACCTACCCGGACATGCTGGACTACTCCTATGGCGGGGGCCACACCCCCTTGCGCCGTGCAGTCGCGGATTACCTTCGGGTCTCACGCAGTGTTCCAGTGGAAGTAGAACAAGTCATCATCACTAACGGTACCCAACAATCGCTGGACCTGTGCGCGCACATGTTGGCAGACTATGGCGATACTGTCTGGATGGAAGACCCTGCGTACTGGGGCGCTGTCAAGGCATTCACGGCAGCAGGCTTGAAGCTCCACGCTGTGGCGGTGGACCCCCAGGGCATGGCGCCTTCCGCCGTCGATGAAAAGCACCCGCCAAGGCTGATTTACACAACCCCTTCTCACCAATATCCCACGGGGGCTGTCATGTCCCTGGCAAGGCGTCAGCAGCTGTTGGCGCTGGGGCAACAGCACAACGCGTGGATTCTGGAGGATGACTACGACAGCGAATTCCGTTTCAGCGGCCCCCCCTTGTCGTCACTGGCAGGGTTGGATACGGACAGCAGGGTTTTGTACCTCGGGTCATTTTCCAAGGTGCTGTATCCGGGCTTGAAGCTGGGCTACCTCGTCGTCCCCAAGAGTCTGGCTGCTGCATTCAAACAAGCGCACTATGACCTGAACCGGCCGGGACAACTTCCCTTGCAAGCGGCCCTGGCGGAGTTCATCGAGCTGGGGCACTTCGCCGCGGCACTGCGCAAAGCCCGCCAGAGCTACGCCCAGCGGCGCAAATGCCTGCTGGATGCGTTGCAACCGGTATTGGGCGACCGCGCAAGCATCAGTGGTGCTGAGCAAGGTCTGCATCTTTGCCTGCAACTGCCCACAGAAGTGGACGATGAAGCCCTGGCGCGGCGCATCGGTCAGGCGGGGATGGTGGTGCGACCGCTATCTGCTTATTGCCTGCAACGCCAAGACGCCAAGGGGCTGGTCATCGGCTACGGCTACGCCACGCTGGGTGACATCGCCCATTGGGGGCCAGTATTGGCTCGGCTGGTCTCGAACGCTATAGAAGGTCTTTGAGCTGGTGATACGCCATGCCCAGCACCAAGCTGGGCATGCGCAGCAAACGCCCGCCGGGGAAGCGACGGTGCTGGATGCGGGCAAACATATCCAGGCGTTTTGCCTGACCGTCGATTGCTTGTGCCACCAAGCGGCCCGCCAAACCCGTGAGCGCGACCCCATGGCCACTGAAGCCCTGCAGGTAATAGATGTTGGAGTCTAGCCGACCGAAATCCGGTGCTCTGCTCATGCTGATGTCGACGAAACCGCCCCACACATAGTCCACAGCAACGTCTTTCAGCTCCGGAAAAGCAGCCGCCATGCGCTTGGACATTTTTTGTTTGAGATGGGCTGGGGTAGCTGTGGAATAGCTAACACCACCACCGAACAGCATGCGATGGTCTGCACTGAAACGAAAGTAGTCGACCGCAAAATTGTTGTCGCAGACAGCAGCATTACCGGGCAGCAAGGCCCGAGCGGCAGATTCCCCCAAGGGCTCTGTGCCGATGATGTACGTGCCGACGGGCATGATGCGTGCACTGATCTCCGGAGCCACCTCGGGGCCGATTTCCGGCAGGGCACAGTTACCGGCCAGCACCGCAAATTGGGCACTTACAGAACCGCTTGCAGTCGACGCCCGAACCGTGGATCCTCTCTGAAGCCCGGTCACTGCTGAGTATTCAAAAACCTGAACGCCTGCGGCCAGAGCAGCACGTGCCAAGCCCAAACCGTATTTCAGGGGATGCAGATGTCCTGACTGCCCTTCCCACGTTGCTGCGCAGTATCGTGGGCTGCGAATGTGCTGCTCAAGTGCATCGCCGGTCAGCCACTCGGTCGCGAATCCGTAGTCGCGCTCCAGCGTCACCGCATCTTCCCGTAGAGCCTTGGCTTTGCGCGGGCTGTCGGCCACTGTCAGGTAGCCTTTGACCACATCGCATTCAATGCCGTGCTGGGCTACGCGCTCTTGCAACAATGCAACCGCCTCCAGCGACATGTCCCAGACCTGCCTCGCCACCGATGCGCCGGCCTGCTCCTCGTAGGGCCTCTGTCCGCTGGCCAGCCCGACGATGAACTGTCCGCCATTGCGACCCGAAGCGCCACTGCAAATGCGGTCGGCCTCCAGCAAGGCCACCGTATAGCCCGCAGCCCGCAAGTCCAAGGCAGTACACAAGCCCGCAAAACCGCCCCCGACCACGACCACATCTACGGTCACGTCACCCTGCAAGGGCGCACAGGGCTGCGGACGCCGCACACTGGCCTCGTAGTAGCTATGGCGGTTGAGCTGGGTGTCGGACTGAAGCAAGGACATGGTGCGCGGCCTCACGCCTTCGCGGTTTTGGCGATCTGACCACTCAAATAGGTCCAGACAAAAGTGGCAGCTGCATTGCTGGTGAGTTCGGCGTGGTCATAGGCGGGTGCAACCTCCACACAGTCCATGCCGACGAAATGCAGTGGGGCCAGTTCTTCGAGCAGAGTCAGCACCTGGGAACTGGTCATTCCGCCCGGCTCTGGAGTGCCGGTCCCGGGCGCAAAGGCAGGGTCCAGGCAATCGATATCCAAAGTCAGATAACAAGGGGTATCGCCCAAGCGCTCCCGGATCTGGGTGATCACACCCGCTAAGCCTGCACCATCCCGCCCCCTCAAATCCCGAGCAGTGAATATCAGACCGCCTTGATCTTTCACATATTCGCGGGCAGCGCGCTCACCGCTGGAGCGCAGTCCGATTTGAACTGTTTTCTCAGGAACGACCAGTCCTTCCTGAATGGCTTCATACGTCCATGTGCCGTGGCCCGAGGGTTCACCAAAATGGTCTTCCCATGTGTCGCAATGTGCATCGAAATGAATCAATGCCACCTGGCCATGCCGGCGATTGAGGGCACGCAGCAAAGGCAATGTCACCGAATGGTCGCCCCCGAGAAAAACGCAATGGTGCTTGTCCATCAATAGCGCCGCTTGTGTCTCGATAGCCTCACGCACCACCGTCAGTGGAGAGGCGTTCGGCAGCGCCATATCACCGGCATCACCCAGATGAGCCAATGGAGACACCTCAAACACGGGGTGCAGTCCGTCACACAGCATCAATGAGGCGCGACGGATCTCCTGGGGACCGAAGCGGGCGCCCGGCCGGTTGGTAACCGCACCATCAAATGGAATGCCCGCCAGGGCATAGGCCTGTCCGGCGAGCGCCTGACTGGCGAGAAAACGGTTGCTGTTGCTGGCGTAAGCGAATTGGCCGATACCCATGGTCGTTGTCCAGGAAAGAGTTATTTGATCGAAGAGCGAAGTTAACTGATCGCCTCTTGCGGACTGGTGCCACTTCGCACGCGCTGATTGGTGTAGGCTCCCGCACTTTGCGGCATCCGCCGCTCGATATAACGCCCCATGCATTCCAACAACGCCCGCCCCCGCTTGTTTTCCTACGCCCTTCTGGCCATGAGCATGGCTCTGGTGGGTAGCTATGTGGCACTGTCCAAGCCCTTGGTGCTGGTGCTGCCGGTGTTTTTGTTGGCGTGGTTGCGGTTCGGCATCGGAGGCTTGGCCACCCTGCATTGGCTCAAGCGCCCGGCCGATGAGTTGCCCATGTCACCCGCCACCCGAAAATATCTCTTTCTGGAATCTTTTTTCGGCAATTTCCTTTTCTCCATCTGCATGCTTTTCGGTGTCAGCATGACCACGGCAGTCTCTGCAGGCGTGATCATGGCGGCCATTCCGGCGGTGGTGGCGCTGATGAGCTGGGTGTTTCTGAAGGAAAAAATCAACAGCCGCACCTGGGCTGCAGTCGTATGCAGTGCGTTGGGCATCGGTTTGCTTGCGCTATCAAAAAATGAGCTGCACGCGCATACTCCATCGGCGCCAGAGGCCAATTCAACCTTTCATAACCCTTTGCTCGGGAACGCGCTGGTCTTTGCTGCTGTGTTGTGTGAAGCTGCGTACGCCGTGATCGCCAAGAAGCTGACGGGCGCCCTCAGCCCCCGACGGATTACCGCCTTGATCAACTTGTGGGGCTTTGCGCTGATGACCCCCTTCGGCCTCTACATCGCGTGGTCGTTCAACTTCTCTGCTGTATCGCCGGGGTCGTGGCTCTTGCTGGTGTTTTACGCGTTGGCCGCCAGCGTGTGGACGGTATGGCTTTGGATGAGCGGACTCAAAAACGTGCCCGCATCACGGGCCGGTGTTTTCACCGTGATGTTGCCGATCTCTGCCGCCGTTGTCGGCGTGGTGGTCTTGGGAGAGCCATTGGGCGGCTTGCAGCTTCTTGCTTTCGGCATTGCGCTGCTCAGCGTGGTGCTGGCGACCCTGCCTGGCAAAGACAGCACAGGCTCACATTAATGGCTTGCTGCTGACCACCACTCCGTCGCAGTCCGCATAGAGCCACTCACCGGGGCGCACCCACACGCCCTGAATACGCACAGGCAGCTGCACCAGTCCCTGCTGACGTTTTTCTGTGGGCAATGGCATGGGGGCCAAGGCACGGATACCCACCTGTTGTTGCTCCAGCTCGGCCAGATCCCGCACACAACCGTCAATCAACACACCGGCCCAACCATTGCGGGCTGCCGCTGCGGCCAGATTGCCCCCCAATAACGCGCGGCGCAGAGAAGCACCACCGTCCACGACCAGAACCTGCGCAACCCGGCCGGTGGGCGTATCGATCCAGCCCTGCGAGTCCACCGCCTGCTTGACGAAGGTGTTGTCCTCAAAACATTGAACCGTATAGACCGGCCCCATGAAGCTTTTCAATCCGCCGAAGTCCTTGAAGACGGGCGGAAGGACACGGAAATCGCCACTCTGATCGTTCTTGTGAACATCGCAAAAATCACAGGTCGAAAATGGTGCATGGGCCGGGGTAGACACGTGGGGACTCCTTGGTGTGTGGTTTCAGGCAATTCTCCAATGAAAAAAACAACATTCCCCTAGGAAAATTGACGTAGCGCCCTTGGATTCACGCTTTTTTGCCATTAGCATGTGCTCTACCAGTGAAGAAGCTGTTTTTTGCTGGCGGTAAATCAACTTCTAAAAGGACAATCAATCATGGCAACTGCGAAAAAAGCACCGGCAAAGAAAGCCGCTGCTCCAGCAAAGAAGGCTGCTCCCGCTACCAAAGCTGCAGCTCCCGCAAAGAAAGTAGCCGCTAAGGCAGCCCCCGCCAAGAAGGCCGCGGCTCCAGCCAAGAAAGCTGCAGCCCCTGCGAAGAAAGTAGCTGCGAAGAAGGCTCCTGCCAAGAAGCGCACCGTGAACGCTGCATTCATGAAGGCTTTGACACCTAGCGCCGCATTGGCTGCTGTGGTGGGTGCAGCTGCTCTGCCACGCACTGAAGTCGTGAGCAAGCTGTGGGCATACATCAAGAAGAATGGCCTGCAAGACGCAGTCAACAAGCGCAACATCAACGCGGATGCCAAGCTCAAGGAAATCTTCGGCAAGGCCCAAGTGACCATGTTTGAATTGGCTGGCCTGATCGGCAAGCACCTGAAGTAAGACGCGCAAGCGCACATCCCCAAAGAGGCCGGAGTGACCCGGCCTTTTTTTGTTTCTATCCATTTGTCACATGGGTGACTGGTGCCAATCCCCATAAGGGAAAGTCGCTAGTCGTTATTGGTGCAGACAACGAATCTGCGCCCTACTGCGTGCCTAGAATCCACCCCCTCATGCTGCGATTCATCTTCACACGACTGAGCCTGATCATTCCGACATTCTTCGGCATGACACTGCTCGCATTCTTCCTGATCCGGTTGGTCCCCGGCGATCCCATCGAAACCCTGGCCGGCGAACGCGGCATTGACGCTGCACGCCATGCAGTGCTCCTCAAGGAGTACGGTCTGGACCAGCCAGTCATGGTGCAGTACGGCATCTACATTGCCAAAGTACTCAAAGGCGACTTGGGCAAATCCATCATCACCCAGGAACCCGTCCTGAGTGAATTCGCCACCCTGTTCCCTGCCACCATCGAGTTGGCAGTGTGCGCCATCATTTTTGCCTTGTTGATCGGCATACCCGCCGGCATCATTGCGGCTGTCAAACGCAATTCGTTCCTGGACCATGGCGTGATGGGCGTATCGCTCACGGGCTATTCCATGCCGATTTTCTGGTGGGGCTTGCTGCTGATTCTTCTGTTTTCCGTGCAGCTGGATCTGACGCCGGTGTCCGGCCGGATCGCGGTGCAGCACTTCATTGAACCGGTCACCGGCTTTCTGCTCATTGATACCTTGTTGGCCGGCGAGACTGCCGCCTTCTGGTCCGCAGCCTCTCACCTGATATTGCCCACCATCGTTTTGGGCACCAACCCGCTGGCTGTGATCGCGCGCATGACACGCTCGGCCATGCTGGAGGTGATGGGGGAAGACTACATCCGCACCGCAAGAGCCAAAGGCCTGACCGGGCTGCGGGTGGTCGCAGTCCATGCGCTGCGCAATGCCATGATTCCCGTGATTACGGTGATCGGACTTCAGGTGGGCGTGTTGTTCACCGGGGCCATCCTGACCGAAACCATCTTCTCGTGGCCGGGTGTGGGGAAGTGGCTGATCGAAGCCATCAGCCGGCGTGACTACCCGGTCCTGCAAGGCGGCATGCTGCTGTTGGGCCTGATGGTCATGACGGTCAACCTGTTGGTGGATATCACCTACGGCATCATCAACCCACGCATCCGCCACCAGAAATAATGAGCACTTCCACGATGAACGCTGCGGTGGCGTCACAACCGACGCATCCCTTCCAGGAATTCTGGCGCTATTTCAAAGGCAACAAGGGCGCACTGGCCGGCTTGGCCATTGTGGTCATGGTGTTACTCATGGCCTTGTTGGCGCCCTGGATTGCACCTTACCCGCCCGATCTCACCAACAACGCGGCATTTTTAAAGCCCCCCGCCTGGCAGGAAGGCGGCTCACGCGCCTACTTGTTGGGAACCGATGCCATCGGCCGCGACATTCTGTCGCGCCTCATGCACGGCGCACGTCTCTCGCTGGTCATCGGCATTGCCGTGGTGACCTTGTCGGTCGTGGTCGGCACCGTGTTGGGACTGGTCGCAGGGTATTTCAAAGGCATTCTGGAAATCGCCATCATGCGGATGATGGACATCATCCTCACGCTGCCCAGCCTTCTGCTGGCTATCGTGATTGTGGCCATCCTCGGCCCGGGCTTGGTGAACGCCATGTTGGCCGTAGCCATTGTGGTGCTGCCGCACTATGTGCGCATTACCCGCGCGGCCGTGATTGCCGAGACCTCGCGCGACTATGTGACTGCTGCCCGGATGACAGGAGCCGGTCATATCCGGCTGATGTTCAGCGAGGTGCTACCCAACTGCACCGCGCCGCTCATCGTGCAAGCGTCTCTGGGTATCTCCACCGCCATTCTGGATGCCGCCGCACTGGGCTTTCTGGGCCTGGGCGCACAACCTCCCTCACCCGAGTGGGGAACCATGCTGGCCGATGCGCGTGAATTCGTGCTGCGCGCCTGGTGGGTAGTGACCTTCCCCGGTCTGGCGATTCTGATCACGGTTTTGGCGTTCAACCTGTTGGGCGATGGACTGCGCGACGCGCTGGACCCCAAACTCAAACGCTAAGCCCAAGAGAAAAACAATATGGCATTGCTAGAAATTGAAAACCTCTCCGTAGAGTTCCCGTCGCACAACGGCGTGATGCATGCGGTGCAGGACGTGAGCCTCTCACTCGAGGCCGGTGAAGTACTGGGTGTGGTCGGCGAGTCCGGCTCCGGCAAAAGCGTCACCATGATGGCGCTCATGGGCTTGGTGGCTTTTCCCGGCCGCGTGCAAGCCAAGAAGCTGCGCTTCGATGGGCATGACCTGCTGGGCCTGAGCGACCGCGAACGCCGGCGCTTCACCGGCAAAGACATGTCCATGATTTTTCAGGACCCCACCACCAGCCTGAACCCCTGCTTCACCGTGGGCTTCCAGCTGGCTGAAACCCTGAAACTGCATCTGGGCCTGGATAAAAAAGCCGCGCACAAGCGCTCCATCGAGCTGCTGGAGCAAGTCGGCATTCCAGCCCCCGAAAGCCGCCTCAAGGTGTACCCGCACCAGCTCTCCGGTGGCATGAGCCAGCGCGTGATGATTGCCATGGCGATTGCCTGCAACCCCAAGCTGTTGATTGCCGATGAACCCACCACCGCCTTGGATGTAACCATTCAGGCGCAGATTCTGGACCTGCTCAAGAGCCTGCAAAAAGACCGTGGCATGGCCTTGGTGCTGATCACCCACAACATGGGGGTGGTGTCCGACATGGCCCAACGAGTAGCCGTGATGTACGCGGGTCAGGTCATGGAGCAACGGCAGGCAGACGCCCTGTTTGCCGCGCCCGCCCACCCCTATACCGAGGCATTGCTCTCTGCCATGCCCGAACGCAGCATGCACCAGAGCCGCTTGAACACGATTCCCGGCATGGTGCCGGGTCTGTACGACCGTCCGGATGGTTGCCTGTTCGCACCACGCTGCAGCCATGCGCGCCAGGGTGCATGCGACCAGCGCCCTGCACTCACCCCCTGGAGCGGTGGCAGTGTGCGCTGCCACTTTGCGCTGGGCGCACAGGAGGTCGCAGCATGAGCACCCCAAACACATTGACACCGGTTGTCGAAGCCCGTGGTCTGCGGCAGGTCTACACCATCCGCCGCGGCTTCCTGCGTGCACCCGATCATCTGCAAGCGGTGGCGGGCGTGTCCTTCCAGGTCATGCCCGGACGGACACTGGCGGTGGTGGGAGAGTCCGGGTGTGGCAAGTCCACCCTGGCCCGCATGGTTTCCCTCATCGAATCGCCCACCGAAGGCACCTTGCAACTCGGAGGCGTGGACGCCACCAGCGCAGATAGCAGCGCCAAAGCGGCCTTGCGCAAAAAAGTGCAGCTGGTGTTTCAAAACCCCTACGGATCGTTGAACCCGCGCAAGCGTATCGGTCAGATACTGGAAGCCCCACTGGAAATCAACACGGACCTGAATGCTGCGCAGCGGCAGGAAAAAGCCCGCGCCATGCTGGCCAAAGTGGGTCTGCGCCCCGAGCACTACGACCGCTATCCGCACATGTTTTCCGGCGGGCAGCGCCAACGCATAGCGATTGCCCGCGCCTTGATGCTGGACCCGGCCCTGGTGGTGGCAGATGAACCCGTGTCTGCCCTGGATGTGTCGATTCAAGCCCAGGTGCTGAACCTGCTGGCAGACCTGCAGGAGGAGCTGGGTCTGGCCTATCTCTTCATCTCGCACGACCTGGGCGTGGTCCGTCATATCGCCCACGACGTGATGGTGATGTACCTCGGGCAAGTGGTGGAGCAAGGCGACAAAACCACGATTTTCGAACAACCCCTGCACCCCTACACGCGCGCACTCATGGCCTCCACCCCCGGCATGCACGCACCGGGTGGCAAGAGCCAGCGCATCGTTCTGAAGGGCGAGCTGCCGTCCCCCCTGAATCCACCCAAGGGCTGCGTGTTTTCCACGCGCTGCCCCCACGCTACCGAGCGTTGTCACGCTGAGCGACCTGTCCTGCAGCCCTTGGCTGGCAGGCAAGT
This window encodes:
- a CDS encoding ABC transporter ATP-binding protein encodes the protein MALLEIENLSVEFPSHNGVMHAVQDVSLSLEAGEVLGVVGESGSGKSVTMMALMGLVAFPGRVQAKKLRFDGHDLLGLSDRERRRFTGKDMSMIFQDPTTSLNPCFTVGFQLAETLKLHLGLDKKAAHKRSIELLEQVGIPAPESRLKVYPHQLSGGMSQRVMIAMAIACNPKLLIADEPTTALDVTIQAQILDLLKSLQKDRGMALVLITHNMGVVSDMAQRVAVMYAGQVMEQRQADALFAAPAHPYTEALLSAMPERSMHQSRLNTIPGMVPGLYDRPDGCLFAPRCSHARQGACDQRPALTPWSGGSVRCHFALGAQEVAA
- a CDS encoding SWIB/MDM2 domain-containing protein, which encodes MATAKKAPAKKAAAPAKKAAPATKAAAPAKKVAAKAAPAKKAAAPAKKAAAPAKKVAAKKAPAKKRTVNAAFMKALTPSAALAAVVGAAALPRTEVVSKLWAYIKKNGLQDAVNKRNINADAKLKEIFGKAQVTMFELAGLIGKHLK
- a CDS encoding ABC transporter permease subunit, whose amino-acid sequence is MSTSTMNAAVASQPTHPFQEFWRYFKGNKGALAGLAIVVMVLLMALLAPWIAPYPPDLTNNAAFLKPPAWQEGGSRAYLLGTDAIGRDILSRLMHGARLSLVIGIAVVTLSVVVGTVLGLVAGYFKGILEIAIMRMMDIILTLPSLLLAIVIVAILGPGLVNAMLAVAIVVLPHYVRITRAAVIAETSRDYVTAARMTGAGHIRLMFSEVLPNCTAPLIVQASLGISTAILDAAALGFLGLGAQPPSPEWGTMLADAREFVLRAWWVVTFPGLAILITVLAFNLLGDGLRDALDPKLKR
- a CDS encoding peptide ABC transporter ATP-binding protein is translated as MSTPNTLTPVVEARGLRQVYTIRRGFLRAPDHLQAVAGVSFQVMPGRTLAVVGESGCGKSTLARMVSLIESPTEGTLQLGGVDATSADSSAKAALRKKVQLVFQNPYGSLNPRKRIGQILEAPLEINTDLNAAQRQEKARAMLAKVGLRPEHYDRYPHMFSGGQRQRIAIARALMLDPALVVADEPVSALDVSIQAQVLNLLADLQEELGLAYLFISHDLGVVRHIAHDVMVMYLGQVVEQGDKTTIFEQPLHPYTRALMASTPGMHAPGGKSQRIVLKGELPSPLNPPKGCVFSTRCPHATERCHAERPVLQPLAGRQVACHEASAFSQPAA
- a CDS encoding ABC transporter permease subunit; translation: MLRFIFTRLSLIIPTFFGMTLLAFFLIRLVPGDPIETLAGERGIDAARHAVLLKEYGLDQPVMVQYGIYIAKVLKGDLGKSIITQEPVLSEFATLFPATIELAVCAIIFALLIGIPAGIIAAVKRNSFLDHGVMGVSLTGYSMPIFWWGLLLILLFSVQLDLTPVSGRIAVQHFIEPVTGFLLIDTLLAGETAAFWSAASHLILPTIVLGTNPLAVIARMTRSAMLEVMGEDYIRTARAKGLTGLRVVAVHALRNAMIPVITVIGLQVGVLFTGAILTETIFSWPGVGKWLIEAISRRDYPVLQGGMLLLGLMVMTVNLLVDITYGIINPRIRHQK